GGGCAAACGGGTCGGTGACCGTTGGTGGCGCAGCACGGAAGCGGTCGCCCAGGTCAACCAGCAACCGCTGACGGATCGAACGCCCGATCGCGTCATACCCCGCTTCGTTGAACGTCAGACCGTCCCAGCGGTAAAGATCATTGTTGATGCGATTATCACTGCTGATCAGCAGCGGCGTCAGATCGATGAAGTGGACGCCGGGCGTTGCCTGCGCCAGCGCACGCAGTTGCGCATTGGCCTGCCTGAACACTGGCCAGCGCGCCGCCCGCATGGGGGCGGGCGTGATCGAAAGAATGTAAACCTGCGGTTCAGACTGCGCGCCGGTCACCTCATGACGCAGCACCGCGACCAGCTCTGCCATGTCGGCTTCCACCTGGTCGGGCGGTTTGCCGCCCACATCCGCCAGATCGTCGCCGCCCGCCGAAATCACCACTGCTGCGGGCTCATAGGGAAAAATGATGCGCGGGGCGAATGCCGTGACATGCGCCACATGTGCCCCGCCAAAGCCGCGATTGATGACCGGAAGCGGCGCCAGTGCCTGCGCCAGATCCTCGCGCATTTCGTCCCAGTGGCGAAACATGCCGCCCCCGGCAAAAACGATTGCGCCTTTGGCAGGCGGGTTTGAAATATCAGCGCGCTCAAACGCCGCTATATCGCCTGCCCAATAGTCAGCCTCGCCGGAGGCCAGCAGCACATAAACCAGAAAACCAAACAGCGCGAGAACCACCGCCGACACGATGGCGGCGACGCGGATTGCGCCGCGCCGCCAGCCCCGCGCATCGCGGTCCTCAAGCCTGTTCAGTATGTCTCTAGTCCGTGACAAGAACGAT
The genomic region above belongs to Pyruvatibacter sp. and contains:
- a CDS encoding GDSL-type esterase/lipase family protein, which encodes MSRTRDILNRLEDRDARGWRRGAIRVAAIVSAVVLALFGFLVYVLLASGEADYWAGDIAAFERADISNPPAKGAIVFAGGGMFRHWDEMREDLAQALAPLPVINRGFGGAHVAHVTAFAPRIIFPYEPAAVVISAGGDDLADVGGKPPDQVEADMAELVAVLRHEVTGAQSEPQVYILSITPAPMRAARWPVFRQANAQLRALAQATPGVHFIDLTPLLISSDNRINNDLYRWDGLTFNEAGYDAIGRSIRQRLLVDLGDRFRAAPPTVTDPFAQPAPAP